A window of Frigidibacter mobilis contains these coding sequences:
- a CDS encoding MaoC family dehydratase has protein sequence MKYLEDFAPGQVFHFRSAPMSAQSIKAFAQEWDPQRLHTDEDYATAIHGSLIASGFQTVLEVFKPVVTDLMTGMANIGGMGFDNLRWLLPVRPDEPLDIEMTINSLTPSKSKPDRGVLHYTLSARNPKGEVVLSADAPLMMKRKRNDTD, from the coding sequence GTGAAGTATTTGGAAGATTTCGCACCTGGCCAGGTGTTTCACTTTCGCAGCGCCCCGATGAGCGCACAGTCCATAAAGGCCTTTGCCCAGGAGTGGGACCCGCAACGGCTGCACACCGACGAAGACTATGCGACCGCGATACATGGCAGCCTGATCGCCTCGGGGTTTCAGACCGTGCTTGAGGTGTTCAAACCTGTCGTGACGGATTTGATGACTGGCATGGCGAACATAGGCGGCATGGGCTTTGACAATCTGCGCTGGCTGCTGCCTGTCCGCCCGGATGAACCCCTCGATATCGAAATGACGATCAACTCGCTCACGCCGTCCAAAAGCAAGCCCGACCGAGGTGTTTTGCACTATACGCTCAGCGCCAGGAACCCCAAGGGCGAGGTCGTTCTTTCAGCTGACGCCCCATTGATGATGAAGCGAAAACGAAATGACACAGACTGA
- a CDS encoding transglutaminase-like domain-containing protein, translating into MAQPHDDLPTEAARFVSPAHFVESDSLEVQGFVTSALRDLPVEATNRDKAIRLFEAVRDDIRYDPYCFALDEDSYRASRIAGAKAAFCVPKAILLAACLRAVGIPAALGFADVRNHLNTPKLQELMGTDLFIYHGYVQLWLGGEPYKVTPAFNIEMCERFGVKPLVFDGYHDALFHEFDEQDQRHMEYVNDRGLHVDAPIGEFLKAFKETYPKLEEFNRVRISRDSSGYDSAFAAEPAT; encoded by the coding sequence ATGGCCCAACCCCACGACGACCTGCCGACAGAAGCTGCGCGCTTTGTCTCGCCCGCGCACTTTGTCGAGAGCGACAGCCTCGAAGTGCAAGGTTTCGTCACATCGGCTTTGCGCGATCTTCCTGTGGAAGCGACCAATCGAGACAAGGCGATCCGCCTGTTCGAAGCGGTTCGCGACGATATCCGTTACGACCCGTATTGTTTTGCGCTGGATGAAGATTCCTACCGTGCCAGCCGGATCGCCGGGGCGAAGGCAGCGTTCTGCGTCCCCAAGGCAATCCTGCTTGCGGCCTGTTTGCGCGCCGTCGGTATCCCCGCCGCTTTGGGGTTCGCAGATGTGCGCAACCACCTGAATACACCCAAGCTGCAGGAGCTGATGGGGACCGATCTCTTTATCTATCACGGCTACGTTCAACTGTGGCTGGGTGGTGAACCCTACAAGGTAACACCCGCTTTCAACATAGAGATGTGTGAAAGATTCGGGGTCAAGCCTCTAGTCTTTGACGGTTATCATGACGCTCTTTTCCACGAGTTCGACGAACAGGACCAGCGCCACATGGAGTATGTGAACGACCGGGGTCTTCATGTCGATGCGCCGATAGGTGAGTTCCTGAAGGCCTTCAAGGAAACTTATCCGAAACTGGAGGAGTTCAACCGCGTTCGGATTTCCAGAGATTCGAGCGGGTATGATTCTGCTTTTGCAGCGGAGCCGGCGACGTGA
- a CDS encoding CaiB/BaiF CoA transferase family protein, translating into MTQPLKDILVLDFSTLLPGPMATLMLSEAGAEVIKFERPGTGEDARLTAPKIDGESIGFAVLNHGKRSVAIDLKSKGAMDVLRPLLEKADVLVEQFRPGVMDRLGLGYEAVREINPGLIYCSITGYGQTGPKASTAGHDLNYVGDSGILSLSRGPDAQPTIPFGLVADIGGGTYPAVVNILLALIARQASGQGTHLDIAMSEGAFAFAYWAHAEAVIAGQNIESGHSRLTGGLARYRLYTAADGRQIAVGALEEKFWQSFCDVIGLPQELRDDWSDPNASVAEVTRRLGHQPSTHWESLLAAADCCCSVVKTPAEAAADPHFIARGVFARKLNISGQEVPALPLPIAPEFRSAASSAGRAAALGEDIFALAKTCEKHNEFR; encoded by the coding sequence ATGACACAGCCGCTCAAGGATATCCTGGTGCTGGATTTCAGTACCCTTCTTCCCGGCCCGATGGCCACGCTCATGTTATCCGAAGCCGGGGCCGAGGTTATCAAGTTCGAGCGTCCGGGCACGGGCGAGGATGCGCGCCTGACCGCGCCGAAAATAGACGGGGAAAGCATTGGCTTCGCTGTTTTGAATCACGGTAAGCGGTCGGTGGCAATCGACCTCAAGTCAAAGGGCGCAATGGATGTTCTGCGCCCTTTGCTTGAAAAGGCCGATGTTCTGGTAGAGCAATTTCGCCCCGGAGTGATGGACCGGCTCGGTCTGGGATACGAGGCCGTGCGCGAGATCAATCCCGGTCTCATCTATTGTTCGATCACCGGCTATGGACAGACCGGCCCGAAGGCTTCGACTGCCGGGCACGATCTCAATTATGTGGGCGATTCGGGGATTCTGTCGTTGAGCCGGGGCCCGGATGCCCAGCCAACCATACCCTTCGGGCTGGTCGCTGATATCGGGGGCGGAACCTATCCGGCGGTGGTGAATATCCTGCTGGCCCTGATTGCGCGGCAGGCAAGCGGTCAGGGGACGCATCTGGATATCGCCATGTCCGAGGGGGCGTTTGCCTTTGCCTACTGGGCCCATGCCGAAGCTGTGATCGCCGGGCAGAACATCGAGAGCGGCCACAGCCGCCTGACAGGCGGTCTGGCCCGGTATCGGCTGTATACGGCTGCGGATGGACGTCAGATTGCCGTTGGCGCGTTGGAAGAAAAGTTCTGGCAGTCGTTCTGCGATGTCATCGGCCTGCCGCAGGAGCTTCGTGATGACTGGTCCGACCCTAATGCCAGTGTTGCGGAAGTGACGCGCCGTCTGGGCCACCAGCCCTCGACCCATTGGGAGTCTTTGCTGGCCGCGGCGGACTGTTGTTGTTCCGTCGTGAAAACGCCCGCCGAAGCTGCGGCCGATCCGCATTTTATCGCGCGCGGCGTATTCGCGCGAAAGCTGAACATTTCTGGCCAGGAGGTACCGGCGCTGCCGCTGCCAATTGCACCGGAATTCCGTTCTGCGGCAAGTTCGGCCGGACGTGCTGCGGCATTGGGGGAAGACATATTCGCTTTGGCCAAGACTTGCGAAAAACACAATGAATTTCGTTGA
- a CDS encoding MaoC/PaaZ C-terminal domain-containing protein — MPLDFDALSNWDFEEIEQTLTERDTILYALGLGFGEYPTDRKELAFVYEDGLRAVPSMAVTMGYPGFWLRNPKTGVNWQKVLHGEQWLDIYKPLPVKGNIIGRSRIDFISDKGEGKGAVIYQSRDIIDADTGDKLARVAMSAFCRGDGGFGGENRPGPAPAALPDRAPDHVCDIETLPRQALVYRLSGDMNPLHADPDVARSVGFDRPILHGLATYGLAARAILKSLLDYDAARLVGLDVRFSAPVYPGETVRFEIWEEGGEARFRASIPARDVVVLNNGAARFA, encoded by the coding sequence ATGCCATTGGATTTCGACGCGCTATCGAACTGGGACTTCGAAGAGATCGAGCAGACGCTGACCGAGCGGGATACGATCCTTTATGCGCTCGGCCTCGGGTTCGGCGAGTATCCGACCGACAGGAAAGAGTTGGCCTTCGTCTATGAAGATGGGCTGAGGGCCGTTCCCTCGATGGCGGTCACGATGGGGTACCCGGGCTTCTGGCTGCGCAACCCCAAGACCGGGGTGAACTGGCAGAAGGTGCTGCATGGTGAACAATGGCTAGACATCTACAAGCCGCTGCCGGTGAAGGGCAACATCATCGGCCGCAGCCGGATCGACTTTATTTCCGACAAGGGCGAGGGCAAGGGTGCCGTCATCTACCAGAGCCGCGATATCATTGACGCGGACACCGGCGACAAGCTGGCTCGCGTGGCGATGTCGGCCTTCTGCCGCGGCGATGGCGGGTTCGGTGGCGAAAACAGGCCCGGCCCGGCCCCGGCGGCCTTGCCCGACCGCGCGCCCGATCATGTCTGCGATATCGAAACACTGCCGCGCCAGGCGCTGGTTTACCGCCTTAGCGGTGACATGAACCCGCTTCATGCCGACCCGGATGTGGCGCGTTCGGTCGGGTTCGACCGCCCGATCCTGCACGGCCTTGCGACCTATGGTCTGGCGGCGCGGGCGATCCTCAAATCGCTGCTCGATTATGACGCCGCCCGGCTTGTCGGGCTGGACGTGCGGTTTTCCGCCCCGGTCTATCCCGGCGAGACCGTGCGGTTTGAGATCTGGGAAGAGGGTGGCGAGGCCCGGTTCCGCGCTTCGATCCCGGCCCGCGACGTGGTGGTTCTAAACAACGGGGCTGCGCGTTTCGCGTGA
- a CDS encoding thiolase yields MTTKLRGKSAIVGTGHAGFGEAHGLTAYDVMAQSALAALGDAGLKLSDVDGLFCTMMEDSMPALMAAEYLGIQPRFIDGTMTGGSSFVNYLTSATMALEGGLCDVALIVYGSNQRTASGRLVTASRPPAYEAPYNPRYPISAYAMAAARHMHEFGTTREQLADVAVAARAWAQHNPEAFERGPLSREDVLGARMVGDPLTVRDCCLVTDGGGAIVMVRADRARDFPKAPVYVLGSAAESSHRQISQMKDFTVTAARESGARAFAAAGVSPSDIQAVELYDAFTINTILFLEDLGFCAKGEGGAFVEGGRIAPGGVLPVNTNGGGLSCVHPGMYGIFTVIEAARQIRGDAPGIQLKDVDLALAHGNGGVLSSQVTAILGSQNTL; encoded by the coding sequence ATGACCACTAAACTTCGGGGAAAATCCGCCATTGTGGGAACCGGGCACGCGGGTTTCGGCGAGGCACATGGGCTGACGGCCTATGATGTCATGGCGCAATCCGCACTTGCGGCACTTGGCGATGCGGGGCTGAAGCTGTCCGATGTGGACGGTCTGTTCTGCACCATGATGGAAGACAGCATGCCTGCCCTTATGGCGGCCGAATATCTGGGCATTCAGCCCAGGTTCATCGATGGCACCATGACGGGCGGGTCGTCCTTCGTGAATTACCTGACCTCCGCCACAATGGCGCTGGAGGGTGGCCTGTGTGATGTGGCGCTGATCGTTTATGGCTCCAACCAGCGCACCGCGTCGGGCAGGCTGGTGACGGCCTCGCGCCCGCCCGCCTATGAGGCGCCCTATAATCCGCGATATCCGATTTCCGCCTATGCGATGGCGGCGGCACGGCACATGCATGAATTTGGCACCACCCGCGAGCAGCTGGCCGATGTGGCCGTGGCCGCGCGGGCCTGGGCGCAGCACAACCCCGAGGCATTCGAGCGCGGCCCGCTCAGCCGCGAGGACGTTTTGGGCGCGCGTATGGTGGGCGATCCGTTGACTGTGCGCGATTGTTGTCTTGTCACCGATGGCGGCGGGGCGATCGTGATGGTTCGCGCCGACCGTGCCAGGGACTTCCCTAAGGCCCCGGTTTACGTTTTGGGCAGCGCGGCGGAAAGCTCGCACCGGCAAATATCGCAGATGAAGGATTTCACCGTGACCGCCGCCCGCGAGTCGGGCGCACGCGCCTTTGCCGCGGCGGGCGTGTCGCCTTCGGACATTCAGGCGGTCGAGCTTTACGATGCGTTCACCATCAATACGATCCTGTTTCTGGAAGATCTCGGCTTTTGTGCCAAGGGCGAGGGCGGTGCCTTTGTCGAGGGCGGGCGCATCGCGCCGGGCGGGGTCTTGCCGGTGAATACCAATGGCGGGGGTTTGTCCTGTGTGCATCCCGGCATGTATGGCATTTTCACCGTGATCGAGGCGGCGCGGCAGATCCGTGGTGATGCACCCGGCATTCAGTTGAAGGATGTCGACCTGGCGCTGGCGCATGGGAACGGCGGTGTGCTGTCCAGTCAGGTCACGGCAATCTTGGGTTCGCAAAACACGCTCTGA
- a CDS encoding Zn-ribbon domain-containing OB-fold protein, with the protein MDHLRRMPVPDATGPDQIFQRALTNGEIVLPRCDDCGAYHFFPRVLCPHCHGTAISWHPASGKGRVHTTTVVRQKPERGGDYNVCVVELEEGVRMMSRVEGIAPGDIVIDMAVTAFVGEAEGQPAVLFKPVEV; encoded by the coding sequence ATGGACCATTTGAGGAGAATGCCGGTGCCGGACGCCACAGGACCAGACCAGATATTCCAACGCGCGCTGACAAACGGAGAGATCGTGCTGCCCAGATGCGATGATTGCGGAGCCTATCATTTCTTTCCAAGGGTCCTGTGTCCGCACTGCCATGGGACCGCGATCTCTTGGCATCCCGCCAGCGGCAAGGGCCGGGTCCACACCACCACTGTCGTGCGTCAGAAGCCCGAGCGCGGCGGCGACTATAACGTGTGCGTGGTGGAACTGGAGGAAGGCGTTCGGATGATGAGCCGGGTCGAGGGCATTGCCCCCGGTGACATTGTCATCGACATGGCCGTGACAGCCTTCGTGGGCGAGGCCGAGGGCCAACCGGCTGTGCTTTTCAAGCCAGTGGAGGTATAA
- a CDS encoding CaiB/BaiF CoA transferase family protein → MSSSNSAPLSGKLIIALEQAVAAPFCSSRLADAGARVIKVERKGVGDFARAYDTAANGESAYFTWLNRGKESVALDIKAAEDRDILLKMLENADVFIQNLLPGALAKLGLDSTTLREKFPRLVTCDITGYGEDGPMRNAKAYDLLVQCESGLASVTGTPDGPGRVGVSVCDIATGMTAHAGICEALIGRERTGEGSGVSVAMFDVMADWMSVPLLYHDYLGKPTPRVGLNHTVICPYGAYECRDGQLVVITVQHSGEWQRFCEHILGDATLATDPRFHDNTARIDNKPALEALIKAVFASHDRVEMLKRLDAAGIAFGAVNDVASLSDHPQLDRSVISTPSGEINVPAPPIRRSAGETTLGPCPAFDADGKAIRAEFDPRHRTGYAHK, encoded by the coding sequence ATGTCAAGTTCAAATTCAGCCCCCCTTTCCGGCAAGCTCATCATCGCGCTCGAACAGGCGGTGGCGGCGCCCTTTTGCTCTTCGCGGCTTGCCGATGCCGGTGCGCGGGTGATCAAGGTCGAACGCAAGGGCGTGGGCGATTTCGCGCGCGCCTATGATACTGCCGCCAACGGCGAAAGCGCCTATTTTACATGGCTGAACCGGGGCAAGGAATCGGTCGCACTGGATATCAAAGCAGCAGAAGATCGCGATATCCTGTTGAAAATGCTGGAAAACGCGGATGTGTTCATTCAAAATCTCTTGCCGGGCGCCCTGGCAAAGCTGGGTCTGGATTCGACGACCTTGCGAGAGAAGTTCCCGCGGCTCGTGACCTGCGACATCACTGGATACGGCGAAGACGGCCCGATGCGCAACGCCAAGGCTTATGACCTACTGGTGCAATGCGAAAGCGGCCTGGCATCGGTGACCGGCACGCCGGACGGGCCGGGGCGGGTTGGCGTGTCGGTCTGCGACATCGCCACGGGCATGACAGCCCATGCCGGGATCTGCGAAGCGCTGATCGGGCGTGAGCGCACCGGCGAAGGCAGCGGCGTTTCGGTGGCCATGTTCGACGTGATGGCCGACTGGATGTCGGTTCCGCTGCTCTATCACGACTATCTTGGCAAACCGACGCCCCGCGTCGGTCTGAACCACACGGTGATCTGCCCCTACGGCGCCTATGAGTGCCGGGACGGTCAGCTTGTCGTCATTACCGTGCAACACAGCGGCGAATGGCAACGGTTCTGTGAACACATACTGGGCGATGCGACTCTGGCAACCGACCCCCGGTTTCATGACAACACGGCGCGAATTGACAACAAGCCCGCGCTCGAAGCGCTCATCAAGGCCGTGTTCGCCTCGCATGACCGCGTCGAGATGCTGAAGCGGCTCGATGCTGCGGGCATTGCATTCGGGGCAGTCAACGACGTGGCCTCCCTGTCCGACCACCCCCAGCTCGACCGGTCCGTCATCAGCACGCCCTCTGGCGAAATCAACGTCCCTGCGCCCCCGATCCGGCGCAGCGCCGGAGAGACGACACTTGGCCCTTGCCCTGCTTTTGACGCGGACGGCAAAGCCATCCGCGCCGAGTTCGACCCTCGTCATAGAACAGGATACGCGCATAAATGA
- a CDS encoding CaiB/BaiF CoA transferase family protein, whose amino-acid sequence MTAAQKPAILDGVKIVDLTSVVFGPLATQMLGDLGADVIKVEGPEGDLLRQVQPSRNKLIGAAFLGTNRNKRSVVLDLKTQSGRDRLRKLLSDADVMISSIRPAALARLSLDPQTLRHENPNLITVSVTGFGQYGPYAAKPAFDDSAQSVSGLASLATLRDPEAPPAYAPTILADKLGGVTAAYAVMAALFHREHTGEAQHVEVPMFETLASFLMVEHLDGATFEESPKNFGYARMLVPHRRPVRTADGYITILPYTNVQWARFFKAVGRDEMIDHVWVTDMDARSRNIGAVYDMVAQIALTRTTDDWLAMMEDADIPAMPVNNLSDLPNDPHLVATGFFQQMDHPSEGAIWTTRPPIRFSATPARHDHRPAPRLGEHDEEIFGPGEK is encoded by the coding sequence ATGACCGCGGCGCAGAAACCCGCGATCCTTGATGGCGTGAAGATTGTCGATCTGACTTCTGTGGTTTTCGGTCCTTTGGCCACGCAAATGCTGGGCGATCTGGGGGCCGATGTGATCAAGGTGGAAGGCCCCGAGGGAGATCTTTTGCGCCAGGTCCAGCCGTCCCGCAACAAGCTGATAGGGGCCGCCTTTCTGGGGACCAACCGCAACAAGCGCAGCGTTGTGCTCGACCTGAAAACGCAGTCCGGCCGCGACCGGCTGCGCAAACTGCTCTCCGATGCCGATGTAATGATTTCAAGCATCCGGCCCGCGGCGCTTGCGCGCCTGTCGCTTGATCCCCAAACCCTGCGCCACGAAAACCCAAACCTGATCACGGTATCTGTCACTGGGTTCGGGCAGTACGGGCCCTATGCCGCCAAGCCCGCGTTTGACGATTCCGCCCAGTCGGTTTCGGGCCTGGCCAGCCTGGCAACATTGCGCGACCCCGAGGCTCCGCCTGCTTATGCTCCGACGATCCTCGCCGACAAGCTTGGTGGCGTGACAGCCGCCTATGCCGTCATGGCGGCCCTGTTCCACCGCGAGCACACGGGTGAAGCCCAGCATGTCGAAGTTCCGATGTTCGAGACCCTGGCATCGTTTCTAATGGTCGAACATCTGGATGGCGCCACCTTCGAAGAAAGCCCGAAGAATTTCGGCTATGCAAGGATGCTGGTTCCGCACAGGCGACCGGTTCGGACGGCGGACGGCTATATCACAATTCTGCCCTACACCAACGTGCAGTGGGCGCGATTCTTCAAGGCGGTCGGACGCGATGAGATGATCGACCACGTTTGGGTCACTGACATGGATGCGCGCAGCCGCAACATCGGCGCGGTCTACGACATGGTGGCGCAGATTGCGTTGACCCGGACAACGGATGACTGGCTTGCCATGATGGAGGACGCCGACATCCCCGCCATGCCGGTGAATAACCTGTCGGATTTGCCGAACGACCCCCACCTTGTCGCGACCGGGTTTTTTCAGCAGATGGATCACCCGAGCGAAGGTGCCATCTGGACGACACGCCCGCCGATCCGGTTCTCGGCGACACCGGCGCGACATGACCACCGCCCTGCCCCCCGGCTGGGGGAGCACGACGAAGAGATATTCGGGCCGGGTGAAAAATAA
- a CDS encoding IS110 family transposase, with protein MKEVSIIGVDLAKQVFQLHGATAEGEVVFRKKLSRKQFLTFLQTHPRCRVAMEACATAHHWARTLTAFGHDVRLIAPKFVKPYVKNQKNDMADAEAIAEAASRPTMRFVEVKTPEQQGLGMIFRLRDLLIGQRTQTINALRGHLAEFGVVTAKGRENVDKLRAALHQEEETADIPASVRHMAQLFFDQIDDLSRRIADIDAQIAAASRRSRFSARLQKMPGIGPITAMAMAAFAPPMESFRQGRDFSAWLGLVPRQHSSGGKPRLGRTSKSGQRDIRRLLIIGAMAVISGAKARPPSESSWLGRILARKPRMLAAIALANKMARMLWAMITKDEEFRGGPLSAT; from the coding sequence ATGAAGGAAGTCTCGATCATCGGTGTGGACCTGGCCAAGCAGGTCTTTCAGCTCCATGGGGCGACCGCTGAAGGCGAAGTCGTGTTTCGCAAGAAGCTGTCGCGCAAGCAGTTCCTCACCTTCTTGCAGACGCATCCAAGATGCAGGGTGGCGATGGAGGCATGCGCGACGGCTCATCACTGGGCGCGGACGCTGACGGCGTTCGGCCATGACGTGCGGCTGATCGCGCCGAAGTTCGTCAAGCCATATGTCAAGAACCAGAAGAACGACATGGCGGATGCTGAGGCGATCGCGGAGGCCGCCAGCAGACCGACCATGCGCTTTGTCGAAGTAAAGACGCCCGAGCAGCAGGGGTTGGGGATGATCTTCCGGCTGCGGGATCTATTGATTGGCCAGCGGACTCAGACGATCAATGCGCTGCGTGGCCACCTCGCCGAGTTTGGTGTTGTCACGGCCAAGGGGCGGGAGAACGTCGACAAGCTGCGGGCGGCCTTGCACCAGGAGGAGGAAACTGCCGATATTCCTGCCTCGGTTCGTCACATGGCGCAGCTTTTCTTCGACCAGATCGATGATCTGTCCCGGCGTATCGCGGACATCGACGCACAGATTGCAGCGGCCAGCAGACGCTCGCGGTTTTCGGCGCGTCTGCAGAAGATGCCTGGCATTGGCCCCATCACTGCGATGGCGATGGCGGCTTTCGCTCCACCCATGGAGAGCTTCCGTCAGGGACGCGACTTTTCGGCCTGGCTCGGCCTGGTGCCCCGGCAGCATTCGAGCGGTGGCAAGCCGAGGCTTGGCCGGACAAGCAAGTCCGGGCAGCGAGACATCCGGCGCCTGTTGATTATCGGGGCCATGGCCGTGATCTCCGGGGCCAAGGCTCGACCTCCATCGGAGAGCTCGTGGCTCGGGCGCATCCTCGCCCGCAAGCCAAGGATGCTGGCCGCCATCGCGCTGGCAAACAAGATGGCGCGCATGCTCTGGGCCATGATCACGAAGGACGAAGAGTTTCGAGGGGGACCCCTGTCGGCGACCTGA
- a CDS encoding IS3 family transposase (programmed frameshift) — MSKRRNHDAVFKARVALEALKGERTVSELASAYEVHPTMIHQWKKAVLEGAAGIFERGSKAAATAEIAEDTVRDLHAKIGELAVANDFLARKAQALGREVRRGMIERDHPKLSVGAQCRLLSISRSSFYYAPQGETAMNLGLMLLIDKQFLETPFYGVRQMTWHLQNEGHAVNEKRIRRLMRLMRLMPIYQKPNTSKPAKGHKTYPYLLGGLRIDRPNQVWCADITYLPMRKGFLYLVAIMDWFTRKVLAWRISNTLEAEFCIEALNEAIHKFGPPEIMNTDQGSQFTSFDWTDRLKRAKTKISMDGKARYLDNIFIERLWRSLKYECVYLHAWETGSQARTGVGRWITFYNHQRPHAAHSGQPPAVVYFNSIETGQQMQEVA, encoded by the exons ATGTCGAAACGCAGGAACCATGACGCGGTGTTCAAGGCGCGGGTGGCCTTGGAGGCTCTGAAGGGCGAGCGCACGGTATCGGAGTTGGCGAGCGCCTATGAGGTCCATCCAACGATGATCCATCAGTGGAAGAAGGCCGTGCTTGAGGGTGCCGCTGGCATCTTTGAGCGGGGAAGCAAGGCGGCCGCCACCGCTGAGATCGCCGAGGACACGGTCCGTGACCTGCATGCCAAGATCGGAGAGCTGGCGGTCGCCAACGATTTTTTGGCAAGAA AAGCTCAAGCCCTGGGCCGGGAAGTGAGGCGTGGCATGATCGAACGGGACCATCCCAAACTGTCGGTCGGAGCGCAGTGCCGCCTGCTGTCGATCTCGCGGTCGTCGTTCTACTACGCGCCGCAAGGAGAGACTGCGATGAACCTCGGCTTGATGCTGCTGATCGACAAGCAGTTTCTGGAGACGCCGTTTTACGGCGTCCGGCAGATGACGTGGCACCTGCAGAACGAAGGTCATGCCGTGAACGAAAAGCGGATCCGGCGGCTGATGCGCCTTATGCGATTGATGCCGATCTACCAGAAACCCAATACCAGCAAGCCCGCGAAGGGGCACAAGACCTACCCCTATCTTCTGGGCGGGCTGCGGATCGACAGGCCCAACCAGGTCTGGTGTGCCGACATCACCTACCTGCCGATGCGCAAAGGCTTTCTCTATCTGGTCGCCATCATGGACTGGTTCACCCGCAAGGTGCTGGCCTGGCGGATATCGAACACGCTGGAGGCCGAGTTCTGCATCGAGGCGCTGAACGAGGCCATCCACAAGTTCGGCCCGCCCGAGATAATGAACACGGACCAAGGATCACAGTTCACGTCCTTCGACTGGACCGACCGTTTGAAGCGGGCAAAGACCAAGATCTCGATGGACGGCAAAGCCCGGTATCTCGACAACATCTTCATCGAGCGCCTTTGGCGGTCCCTCAAATATGAATGCGTCTATCTGCACGCCTGGGAAACAGGGTCACAGGCCCGGACTGGCGTCGGACGCTGGATCACCTTCTACAACCACCAGCGGCCCCATGCCGCCCATAGCGGTCAACCGCCCGCCGTGGTCTACTTCAACAGCATTGAAACCGGCCAGCAGATGCAGGAAGTAGCTTAA
- a CDS encoding MFS transporter: MTAPAPDADAGLSLGILENLTQFVHQLIQVLLVGFALGMMRTVVPALAETEFGVAKGSFLLLTAFVVAFGVVKGVLNFVAGRLSERIGRKRVLLLGWIAAIPIPVMIYLAPSWGWIVAATVLLGVNQGLCWSMTQTSKLDFTRADQRGLTLGLNEFAGYVGVALAGIITAYAASAWGARLGLLVFGGVVIALAMVLTLVWVKDTLPWAKSEAARHKAGGAMGAYRPRYPQGVADHPTTWEVFALMSWCDRRLAAVSQAGLVEKFVDALVWVILPVFLIARGVSLPDIGWIVGWYGLVWGGSQLFTGRLSDHVGRLWPNVLGMWICGAGVAMIVLGQGAAWWSVSAAVTGFGMALLYPNLSAAVADITPPTWRGSAIGIYRFWRDLGYGIGALGLGLTAHIYGSTEAAFWFVALSMFASGAVLLWWGEETHPRLNPAPERLPT, encoded by the coding sequence ATGACTGCCCCGGCCCCTGATGCCGACGCCGGGTTGTCGCTGGGTATTCTGGAAAACCTGACGCAGTTCGTGCATCAGCTAATCCAGGTTCTGCTGGTGGGCTTTGCGCTTGGCATGATGCGCACCGTGGTTCCCGCCCTGGCCGAAACCGAATTCGGCGTGGCAAAGGGATCGTTCTTGCTGCTGACCGCCTTCGTGGTGGCGTTCGGTGTGGTCAAGGGCGTGCTGAACTTCGTCGCCGGTCGGCTGTCCGAGCGGATCGGGCGCAAGCGGGTGCTGCTCTTGGGCTGGATCGCCGCGATTCCCATTCCGGTGATGATTTACCTCGCCCCAAGCTGGGGATGGATTGTGGCGGCCACCGTGCTCCTTGGCGTCAATCAGGGGCTTTGCTGGTCTATGACCCAGACTTCCAAGCTGGATTTCACGCGGGCCGATCAGCGCGGGTTGACGCTGGGGCTGAACGAGTTTGCAGGCTACGTTGGCGTGGCGTTGGCCGGGATCATCACGGCCTATGCCGCCAGTGCCTGGGGTGCGCGGCTGGGGCTCCTGGTCTTTGGCGGCGTGGTGATTGCGCTGGCCATGGTGCTGACGCTGGTCTGGGTCAAGGATACCTTGCCTTGGGCAAAATCCGAAGCTGCGCGGCACAAGGCCGGTGGCGCTATGGGGGCCTATCGTCCGCGCTACCCGCAAGGCGTGGCAGACCACCCCACGACATGGGAGGTGTTCGCGCTGATGTCATGGTGCGACAGACGGCTTGCGGCGGTGTCGCAGGCCGGGTTGGTCGAGAAGTTCGTCGATGCGCTGGTCTGGGTGATCCTTCCGGTCTTCCTGATCGCCCGGGGCGTCAGCCTGCCGGACATTGGCTGGATCGTCGGCTGGTATGGGCTGGTCTGGGGGGGATCGCAACTTTTTACCGGGCGGCTGTCGGATCATGTCGGACGGCTGTGGCCGAACGTGCTGGGCATGTGGATCTGCGGCGCGGGAGTGGCAATGATCGTGCTGGGGCAAGGGGCGGCCTGGTGGTCGGTTTCTGCTGCCGTCACCGGCTTTGGCATGGCGCTGCTCTATCCCAACCTGTCGGCGGCAGTCGCCGACATCACTCCCCCCACCTGGCGCGGATCGGCCATCGGGATTTACCGGTTTTGGAGGGATCTGGGCTACGGCATCGGCGCGCTTGGCTTGGGGCTGACCGCACACATCTATGGCTCCACCGAGGCCGCTTTCTGGTTCGTGGCACTGTCGATGTTTGCATCGGGTGCCGTGCTGCTCTGGTGGGGCGAAGAAACCCATCCCCGTTTGAACCCGGCTCCGGAAAGGCTCCCGACATGA